In a single window of the Raphanus sativus cultivar WK10039 chromosome 9, ASM80110v3, whole genome shotgun sequence genome:
- the LOC108827778 gene encoding uncharacterized protein LOC108827778, with product MSSEVGRVYRDLLKAVVKHVGKEDHKSHFTDFVKHEFRKNPNSLDKINLARNYAYLLNSIHSHKDLLFSYNIAVDRTEEMKRVLGKSAASVGLRLPEVYQP from the exons ATGAGCAGTGAAGTTGGTAGAGTATACCGTGACCTTCTTAAAGCAGTGGTGAAACATGTTGGCAAAGAAGACCACAAGTCTCATTTCACAGACTTTGTCAAGCACGAGTTTCGCAAGAACCCAAACTCACTCGACAAAATCAACCTTGCCCGCAACTACGCTTATCTTCTTAATAGCATTCACTCTCACAAG GATCTGTTGTTCTCGTACAACATTGCAGTTGACAGAACTGAAGAAATGAAACGAGTTCTCGGGAAGTCTGCAGCTAGTGTAGGTCTTCGTCTTCCCGAGGTTTACCAGCCTTGA
- the LOC108827776 gene encoding sorbitol dehydrogenase codes for MGKGGMSQGEGSKVEEENMAAWLVGLNTLKIQPFPLPSLGPHDVRVRMKAVGICGSDVHYLKTMRCADFIVKEPMVIGHECAGIIEEVGEGVKHLVVGDRVALEPGISCWRCNLCKEGRYNLCPEMKFFATPPVHGSLANQVVHPADLCFKLPENVSLEEGAMCEPLSVGVHACRRAEVGPETNVLVMGAGPIGLVTMLAARAFGVPRIVIVDVDDNRLSVAKQLGADGIVKVTTSLEDVGFEVEQIKKAIGSNVDVTFDCAGFNKTMSTALAATRCGGKVCLVGMGHGIMTVPLTPAAAREVDVVGVFRYKNTWPLCLEFLTSGKIDVKPLITHRFGFSQKEVEDAFETSARGSNAIKVMFNL; via the exons ATGGGAAAAGGAGGAATGTCTCAGGGAGAAGGCTCAAAGGTTGAAGAAGAGAACATGGCTGCTTGGTTGGTTGGTCTCAACACTCTCAAGATCCAACCTTTTCCTCTTCCTTCCCTTG GTCCTCATGATGTGAGAGTTAGGATGAAGGCTGTTGGAATTTGTGGAAGTGATGTTCATTACCTCAAG ACCATGAGATGTGCGGATTTCATTGTGAAAGAACCGATGGTGATTGGACATGAATGCGCTGGGATCATTGAAGAGGTAGGTGAAGGAGTGAAACATCTAGTGGTCGGTGACCGAGTGGCTCTTGAGCCTGGGATTAGTTGCTGGAGATGCAACCTCTGCAAGGAAGGAAGATACAATCTTTGTCCTGAGATGAAGTTCTTTGCAACCCCACCGGTTCATGGCTCTCTAGCAAACCAAGTGGTTCACCCTGCGGATCTATGTTTTAAATTGCCTGAGAATGTGAGTTTGGAGGAAGGAGCAATGTGTGAGCCACTAAGTGTTGGCGTGCATGCTTGTCGCCGAGCTGAGGTTGGTCCTGAGACAAACGTGTTGGTAATGGGAGCCGGACCTATTGGACTTGTCACCATGTTGGCTGCTCGTGCTTTCGGTGTGCCAAGGATTGTGATTGTGGATGTTGATGATAACCGTTTATCTGTAGCCAAACAGCTAGGTGCAGATGGGATTGTCAAAGTGACAACAAGCTTAGAG GATGTTGGTTTTGAGGTTGAACAAATTAAGAAAGCTATAGGGTCAAACGTCGATGTGACATTCGATTGTGCGGGTTTCAACAAAACAATGTCGACGGCATTAGCAGCCACTCGATGCGGCGGGAAAGTATGCCTTGTCGGAATGGGTCATGGTATAATGACTGTCCCTCTCACTCCCGCAGCCGCAAG GGAGGTAGATGTGGTGGGTGTGTTCAGGTACAAGAACACATGGCCTTTGTGTCTCGAGTTCCTTACAAGTGGTAAGATTGATGTGAAGCCACTCATAACCCACAGATTTGGTTTCTCTCAGAAGGAAGTGGAAGATGCCTTTGAAACCAGTGCTCGTGGAAGCAATGCTATTAAAGTTATGTTCAATCTCTGA
- the LOC108823312 gene encoding uncharacterized protein LOC108823312 codes for MLHQPQIAKMGDKGELSATIKWPKIKAKPNLSVSYLKNLDLFTVENCLTSDESKGFVKIAESLGFTHQGSRGPAYGEAFRDNHRISVNDPVLADTLWQSGLSNLFTDIKIRRRVAVGLNPNIRFYRYSAGQHFGRHIDESVDLEDGKRTYYTLLIYLSGNNNAKSKSKSSSSSKTNDSPLAEPLVGGETVFYGSRNSIVAEVAPVEGMALFHIHGDKCMLHEGRNVSKGVKYVFRSDVVFA; via the exons ATGTTACATCAACCCCAAATCGCGAAGATGGGAGACAAAGGAGAATTGTCTGCAACAATCAAGTGGCCGAAGATCAAAGCCAAACCCAATCTCAGTGTCTCTTATCTCAAGAATCTTGATCTCTTCACG GTGGAGAACTGTCTCACTAGTGATGAGTCAAAGGGCTTTGTTAAAATCGCAGAGTCTCTAGGTTTCACTCACCAAGGAAGCCGAGGCCCTGCTTATGGTGAAGCTTTTAGAGATAACCATCGAATCTCTGTGAACGATCCTGTTCTTGCTGACACACTATGGCAATCCGGGCTTTCTAATTTGTTTACTGATATCAAGATTAGGAGGAGAGTTGCTGTTGGTTTGAATCCAAACATTCGATTTTACAG GTATAGTGCTGGTCAGCATTTTGGTCGTCACATTGATGAAAGTGTTGATCTTGAAGATGGGAAGCGGACCTATTACACATTGTTGATATATCTAAGCGGCAACAATAACGCAAAATCCAAATCCAAGAGCAGTTCTTCAAGCAAGACGAATGATTCTCCTTTAGCTGAGCCTTTAGTAGGTGGAGAAACTGTCTTTTATGGTTCAAGGAACAGTATCGTAGCTGAG GTAGCTCCAGTGGAAGGTATGGCTCTGTTTCATATTCATGGAGACAAGTGTATGTTGCACGAAGGAAGAAATGTTTCCAAGGGAGTCAAGTATGTGTTCCGTTCTGATGTTGTTTTTGCATAA
- the LOC108823311 gene encoding peroxidase 66: MAFSKKLVLAMIFTVFVIVKPSEAALDAHYYDRSCPAAEKIILETVKKAILHDPKVPARLLRMFFHDCFIRGCDASILLDSTKSNQAEKDGPPNISVRSFYVIDNAKTKLEEVCPRTVSCADVIAIAARDVVTLSGGPYWSVLKGRKDGRMSRATETINLPGPTFNVSQLIQSFAARGLSVKDMVTLSGGHTIGFSHCSSFEARLHNFSKFHDIDPSMNFAFAQSLKKKCPRSNIRGKNAGTFLDSTTSVFDNDYYKQILSGKGVFGSDQALLGDYRTKWIVETYARDQKAFFREFATSMVKLGNFGVKETGEVRVNTRFFN; the protein is encoded by the exons ATGGCATTCTCCAAGAAACTCGTTTTGGCGATGATTTTTACAGTATTTGTGATAGTTAAGCCCTCAGAAGCTGCTCTTGATGCTCATTACTATGACCGATCATGCCCTGCTGCCGAGAAAATCATACTTGAAACTGTTAAGAAGGCTATCTTGCATGATCCCAAAGTGCCTGCTCGTCTACTCAGAATGTTCTTCCACGACTGCTTCATCAGA GGGTGTGATGCGTCTATTCTACTAGATTCGACCAAGTCAAACCAAGCTGAGAAGGACGGCCCACCAAACATTTCGGTACGATCATTTTACGTGATAGATAATGCCAAGACAAAGCTTGAAGAGGTTTGTCCTCGTACTGTTTCTTGTGCGGACGTGATCGCCATTGCAGCTAGAGATGTGGTCACCCTG TCCGGTGGTCCTTACTGGAGCGTACTGAAAGGGCGAAAAGATGGGAGAATGTCACGAGCAACCGAGACGATCAATCTCCCAGGACCAACATTCAACGTGTCTCAACTGATCCAAAGCTTTGCAGCAAGAGGCTTGTCAGTGAAAGACATGGTTACACTCTCCGGCGGCCACACGATAGgattctctcattgttcttcttTCGAGGCACGTCTTCATAACTTCAGCAAGTTCCACGATATCGATCCTTCTATGAACTTTGCATTTGCGCAAAGTCTGAAAAAGAAATGCCCGAGATCTAACATCCGAGGCAAGAACGCAGGGACTTTCTTGGACTCTACGACCTCGGTTTTCGATAACGATTACTACAAGCAGATACTATCAGGAAAAGGTGTGTTTGGATCTGATCAGGCGCTTCTAGGAGACTACCGGACTAAGTGGATCGTTGAGACATATGCTCGAGACCAAAAGGCCTTCTTCAGAGAGTTTGCAACTTCCATGGTGAAACTTGGGAACTTTGGCGTCAAGGAGACAGGAGAAGTGAGAGTCAACACTCGTTtcttcaattaa
- the LOC108827775 gene encoding zinc finger CCCH domain-containing protein 63, which yields MDFDLNGGNKRVFNRLGGSNRPAAAAAAKGSRQEVCSYWRAGRCNRNPCQFLHRELPGPVSNKRVADESGFAGPSHRRGPGFNGSSSSNTWGRFGGNSRTVVTKTEKVCRYWVDGSCSHGDKCRYLHCWSKGDGFSLLTQLDGHEKLVSGIALPSGSDKLYTGSKDGTIRVWDCASGQCTSVLNLGAEVGCVINEGPWLLVGMPNLVKAWNMETSVDQSLSGPVGQVYSLVVGTDLLFAGTQDGSILAWRYNAATNCFEPAASLKGHTLAVVTLYVGANRLYSGSMDKSIKVWSLDNLQCIQTLTDHTSVVMSLICWDQFLLSCSLDNTVKIWAAVEGGNLEVTYTHKEEHGVLALCGVHDAEAKPVLLCSCNDSTLRLYDLPSFTERGKIFAKQEIRSIQIGPGGIFFTGDGTGQVKVWKWSTAPTTAMS from the exons ATGGATTTCGATTTGAACGGAGGCAACAAGCGAGTCTTCAACCGTCTCGGCGGGTCGAATCgtccggcggcggcggcggcggcaaAGGGCTCACGTCAGGAGGTTTGTTCCTACTGGCGAGCGGGGCGGTGCAATCGGAACCCTTGCCAGTTTCTACACCGAGAGTTACCGGGTCCGGTTTCGAACAAAAGGGTCGCCGACGAATCTGGGTTTGCGGGTCCGAGTCACAGGAGAGGACCTGGGTTTAACGGGAGCTCTAGTAGTAATACGTGGGGGAGGTTCGGTGGgaacagcaggacggtggtgaCGAAGACGGAGAAAGTTTGCAGATATTGGGTGGATGGGAGCTGTAGCCACGGTGATAAGTGTAGATACTTGCATTGTTGGAGCAAAGGAGATGGTTTCTCGCTGCTGACTCAGCTTGATGGGCATGAGAAGCTTGTTAGTGGCATTGCTTTGCCTTCTGGTTCTGATAAGCTTTACACTGGGAGTAAAGATGGGACTATTCGTGTCTGGGATTGTGCTTCTGGACAG TGTACAAGCGTACTCAATCTTGGTGCGGAAGTTGGCTGTGTGATTAATGAAGGTCCGTGGCTATTGGTAGGCATGCCAAATCTTGTGAAG GCTTGGAATATGGAAACCAGTGTAGACCAAAGTCTCAGTGGACCTGTTGGCCAAGTGTATTCTCTTGTTGTGGGTACTGACCTACTCTTTGCAGGCACACAg GATGGTTCTATATTGGCATGGAGATATAATGCTGCCACTAACTGCTTTGAACCGGCTGCGTCATTGAAGGGCCACACACTTGCTGTTGTTACCCTATATGTTGGGGCCAATAGACTCTATTCCGGGTCCATGGACAAATCTATTAAA GTTTGGAGCCTGGATAATCTTCAATGCATACAAACGCTCACGGATCATACATCAGTTGTCATGTCTCTCATTTGCTGGGACCAGTTTCTTTTGTCTTGCTCATTGGACAACACTGTAAAG ATATGGGCTGCAGTTGAAGGAGGCAACTTGGAAGTTACATACACTCACAAAGAAGAACAT GGAGTGCTAGCTTTATGCGGTGTACATGATGCAGAAGCAAAGCCGGTTTTGTTGTGCTCTTGCAATGACAGTACCTTGCGTCTCTACGACTTGCCATC ATTTACGGAAAGGGGCAAAATCTTTGCAAAGCAAGAGATACGGTCCATCCAGATAGGTCCAGGTGGCATATTTTTCACGGGTGATGGAACCGGTCAAGTTAAAGTATGGAAGTGGTCCACTGCTCCAACCACGGCTATGTCCTGA